CCTATGGCCTGCACCGCCAGAAATCGGCCTTGATGACATGTCTCGTCGCTTCGCCGCTGCAGCGCGATCACCTTCATTTCATCGATGGCGCTGCCGGCGGCTATGCGATGGCTGCCGCAAGCCTGAAGGCGAAGGTGCCGGTTTGATGACGGCTTGCGGAAACCGATCTTCCGCAATATGCCTCCGGTATGGTCCTGGGACCAAGTGAGCCTCGCCACGGGAACGGACAAGCCTGTCCGAATTGACGGGAAAGCAGATTTTTGGACGCCTCACGATCGATATATGACCATCTTCTAAACCGGATTTCGACGCGCGCCGCGCAAGTCGGCGTGATCGGACTGGGCTATGTCGGATTGCCGCTGGCGGTTGCGGTAGCACGCGCGGGCTTCCCGGTTTCGGGCTTCGACATCGAAGCCCACAAGGTCGAGAGCCTCAACAACGGCCAATCCTACATCGAGGCGGTGACGTCGACAGCCCTTGCCGGCCAGGTGGCGAGCGGACGGTTCCGCGCCACTGCGGATTTTGCGGAACTGGCCGTCTGCGAGGTCATCATCATCTGTGTTCCGACACCGCTGACGAAAAACCGTGAGCCGGATCTCTCCTTTGTCAGGAACACAGCAGGCACCATCGCCAAGCATCTGCGTCCAGGCCAGCTCGTCGTGCTGGAATCGACCACCTATCCCGGCACCACCGACGACGTGATCAAGCCCATATTGGAAGAAACCGGCTTGCGGTCGAAGATAGACTTCTTCCTCGGCTTCTCGCCCGAACGCGAGGATCCCGGCAACCGCAGCTTTGAAGTCGCGACGATTCCTAAGGTCGTGGCAGGCGACGGCATTGAAGCGGCGACGCTCGTGCAGGCCTTCTACCATGGCGTGGTCAAGACCGTCGTTCCGGTTTCGACCACCGCGACCGCCGAAGCGGTCAAGCTGACGGAAAACATCTTCCGCTCGGTCAACATAGCTCTCGTCAACGAGTTGAAGGTCGTGCTCGGTGCGATGGGCATCGACATCTGGGAGGTGATCGAGGCGGCAAAGAGCAAGCCCTTCGGCTACATGCCGTTCTATCCTGGCCCCGGCCTTGGCGGGCACTGCGTTCCGATCGATCCCTTCTACCTGACGTGGAAGGCGCGCGAATACGAACTGCCGACCCGCTTCATCGAGCTCGCGGCAGAGATCAACACGGCCATGCCGCGTCATGTGGTCGATGAGCTGGCGAAGGCGCTGGACCAGCGCTGCGGCAAGGCGCTCAGCCGCTCGCGCATTCTCATCGTGGGGCTCGCCTATAAGAAGAATGTGCCCGATATCCGCGAAAGCCCTTCATTGCGGCTCATTGAACTCATCGAGGATTGGGGCGGCAAGGCGGAATTCCACGATCCGCATGTTATCGAGATACCGACCACACGAGAGCATATGGCGATCAAGGGGCGCCGCTCGGTCGAATTGACCGAGGCGGCCCTGAAAGATTTCGATGCTGTCGTCGTTGCAACCGACCACGACGCGATCGACTATCACACGATCGCTGATCACGCCCCTCTGATCGTCGACACGCGCAATGTTTTTGGCCGCCTCGGGCTAGACCGAGAGACGGTGGTGAAGGCCTGACGGCATCTGAGCCGGCGAATTTCTTGCACGGTGTCAGGATCGTGGTTGCACTGCGTCGGCTGACTCGCCACATAACGCCACGGAATACAGATGCATTTACGCCTTCCCCTTGGCCGCAAGGGTAGTCATCCGGGATATTCTTCGCCGCTTTTGCCGCCGAGGCCGGCTTGTTGACTTCGGGTGTCTTATCGTTGGGTCGTTGACGGACTGTGTTATGACAGATCAGAAGATAATGGTTCCGTCTTCCGACGGGTTTCGGGATAGCATGAGCACATCGTACGCAGAAATCTCCACCATCCTCATGGATAAGGTTGCCGATTGGCTGAACGAATCGGCGCTGGCGGGCAACGACCTGGAAGCATTGGTAAATGGCTTTTGCGAACGGCTGGCTGCTGCCGGCCTGCCGCTGAAGCGGGTGCATTTGAGCTTCTCGATGCTCCATCCGCTCTATGACGCGCTTGGCTTCACCTGGGTTCGCGGCCAGGGCATGGAAGTGGAAGGCTTCCGCAAGGAGGCCGGTGTGCCGTCTGAAAGATTCCTGACCAGTCCATACTACCATCTGCTCAGCAATAAGCTCGACCATCTGCGACGCCGGCTCGACCCGTCGGTGCTATCGGAGTTTCCTGTTTTCGATGACCTCCGGCTTATGGGCATCACCGATTACATGGCTTTCGTCCATCCCTTCAGCGGCAACACCAGTCAGGGCATGATGGGGTCTTGGTCCACCGACAGCGCCGCGGGCTTCAGCGACAGCATGATTTCGGCGCTGCTGCGCATCCAGAGCCATCTCGCTATCGCCACCAAGATGGCGGTGCTCACCAAGCTCGCTGACAACATGATGACCACCTATCTCGGCGGCGACGCTGGCAGGCGCGTGCTTGACGGCCAGATCAAGCGCGGCGAGGGCGATACAATCCGGGCCGCACTGGTAATGGGAGATATGCGCGGGTCGTCGAGGCTTGCCGAAACTTCCGGCCGCGAAGTCTATATCGATACGCTGAACCAGTTTTTCGACGCCGTTGCCGCACCTTTCAATCGCAACGGCGGGCAGATCATGAGTTTCATTGGTGATGGCTTCATTGCCGTCTACCCTTGCGAAAGGCACCGTTCGCAGTCCGAGATCGCCTGCCAGGCTGCTCTTGCGGCCGCGCACAAGGCCAGCGCGCGCATGATGGATCTCAACCTGCGCCGAAAAGAGCAGGGGTTGTCCGACATCAAATTTGGTATCGGCCTGCATGTCGGCAATGTGATGTTTGGCAATGTCGGGCTTACCGACCGGCTCACATTCTCTGTCTTCGGCTCGGCTGTGAACGAGGTCCAGCGCCTTCAGACCCTGACCAAGAAATATCCGCATAGCGTTCTGGCCAGCAAAGACTTCGCCGGCTATTGCGGTGCCAACAAATGGCTGACGCTCGGCAACGAGGAACTGGCTGGCATCAAGCAGAAGCTGACGGTGCTTTCACCAGATCTGTCGGGAGCTCTCGCACTCGATGAAGACGGTGCGCCGGAGCCGATTCACGGCCGAAGATCGGACGCCGAGCAGGTCATGCTGCTTCACCGCGACGCCGCGCGGATGGCGGCGGGCGACCCGAGTAAGCTCCAGTAAACCGCCGCGATCTGGCCCGATCGCCTTTGGTAGCCAGTTCGGTCGTCGGTTCCGCCACTGACGACCGCTTCGAATCCAAGTTGCTCTGCGCTGGCAATGCGCTAGTCTCGCTTTCTGGAGAGCTGCCAGAGTGGGGCTGGTGTGAAGATGAATTCGAGTGTCGATCTGCTGCGGATCGAAGACGTTGGCATCTCTTTTGCCATCATGGGGGGGCCGTTGCATGCCGTCAGGCGCGCAAATCTTCGCGTCCTGCCCGGTAAGGTTACCGCGCTTGTGGGCGAGTCCGGTTCCGGAAAATCGGTTCTCAGCCAGGCCGTGATGGGCATTTTGCCGAACACAGCCCATGTTCGCGGCCGGATCCTGTTTTCCGATCCTGAAAAGCCCGGCACGACGCAGGATATCCTCAAGATGTCGCGTGATGGGCCCGAAATCCGGGCGTTGAGAGGCAGCCGCATCGGCAAAATCTTTCAGGAGCCGATGACATCGCTGTCGCCGCTGCACACGATCGGCAACCAGGTCAGCGAATCCCTGCAGATTCATACGCCCATGGCTCGGGCGGAGCGCAAGGCGCGGACCGAGGAAATGCTCAGCCTTGTCGGCTTTCCCAATCCCAAGCGCGCCTATGACATGTATCCCTTCGAACTTTCCGGAGGATTGCGTCAGCGCGCCATGATCGCCATGGCGCTTATCTGCCGGCCCGCCCTGTTGATCGCCGATGAGCCGACGACGGCGTTGGACGTCACCATCCAAGCGCAAATCCTGCAATTGCTGCGCGGGCTTCAGACCAAGCTGAACATGGCGATGCTGCTGATCACGCACGACCTCGGCGTGGTCGCCAATGTCGCCGACGAGGTGGTGGTCATGTACCATGGCGAGATCATGGAGGCGGGACCCGTCGAGGCGATATTCCGCCGGCCAGGCCATCCTTACCTTAAGGGCCTGATGGCAGCCGTTCCGCATTTCGACCTGAAGCCTGGCGAAAGGCTAAAGGCGCTGCGCGAGGTGCCGGTGAATGTCGGAAACCTGCTCGGCAAGCAGACCGCGCCGGCATCGAAGGGGCCGGACGACATCCTGCTGTCGGTCAGGGATCTGACAAAGACCTTCACCATCCGCAAGTCCGGATGGTTCGGTGGGGATCATCAAACCTCTGTTCGCGCCGTCGACGGCGTGAGCTTCGACATCAAGCGGGGTGAATGCCTGGGTCTGGTCGGCGAAAGCGGTTCCGGCAAAACCACCGTCAGCAAGATCCTCATGCGGGCTGTCACCCCTAGCGGTGGTTCTGTGATCTTCAACAGCCGCGATCGACCGATCGACGTCCTGGCAGGCGAGGGAGACGCCCTGCACATGCTGCGCGCGAAAATCCAGATGGTCTTCCAAGACCCGGTTTCGTCGCTTTCACCTCGCATGACGGTGGAGAACATCTTGAGCGAGCCGCTGGAAATTCATCAGCGTGGCAATGCCGCATCCCGGTTAGCCACGGTCAAGAGCCTGATGCAGGCAATCGGGCTCGATCCGCGCTTCATCAAGCGTTATCCGCACAGTTTCTCAGGCGGGCAGCGTCAGCGGATCGGCATCGCGCGCGCGTTGGCGCTGGGGCCTGAACTGCTGATCTGCGACGAGCCGGTTTCAGCGCTCGACGTCTCCGTCCAGGCGCAGATCCTGAACCTTCTGAAGGACCTGCAGAAGGAACTGGGACTGACCTATCTGTTCATATCCCATAACCTGGCGGTGGTGGACTACATGGCAGACCGCATCGCGGTGATGTGCGGGGGGCGTATCGTCGAGCTAGCGCCGCGCGAAATTCTGCTCAGGAAACCGATCCACCCCTACACGCGCTCACTGGTCGCCGCAGTACCTTTCCCCGATCTCGACAGGCCGATGGATTTCAAGACGCTGAAGCTCAGCGGCGCTTCCGACACCAGCGCATGGGGACCGCAATTCCGCGACGAGGGCGAAGAGGACGTGCTGTCGCCGCTCGATCTTGGCGGCGGCCACCTTGTTCTGGCCCGACGCTCGGCCGATGCCAGCGAGCTACGCCATTGATCAGCCGGCGCACCGTCCTTGGACTCATGGCTTCGGCATTTGTGCCGAGCACGTTGCACGCCGGCGATCTGGAGCCGGAATTTCTTCAGCCGCTGCTGAAGGCCCTGGCGCTGCCGGCACTCGCCAAGCGCTTGCCCAAGAGCCCGCGCGTGGTGAACCTCGCTGCGATGGGCCGGCAGCCCGGCCAGTACGGCGGCACGCTGCGCACGATCATCGGCAGCCAAAAAGACATCCGGATGATGACCATCTACGGATATGCTCGCCTGGTCGGCTATGACGAAAAGCTCAACCTGCAGCCCGATATTCTCGAAAGTTTCGACGTGGCGGACGATCGTGTCTTCACTTTCAAGCTACGGGAAGGACATAAATGGTCTGACGGCAGCCTGCTGACGCCAGAGGATTTTCGCTATTGCTGGGAAGATGTCTGGCTGAACGATGAGCTTACGCAAGGCGGGCTCACCCCGACCCTGCTGGCGGACGGCAAGCCGCCACGCTTCGAGATCGTCGATCCGTTGACAGTCCGCTATAGCTGGGATGCGCCTAATCCCGACTTCCTGCCCAAGCTCGCTGCCGCTTCGCCGCTATCGCTTGTTCTGCCGGCCGCCTATCTCAAGCAGTTCCACAAGAAATACCAGGACCCATTCCGGCTTGCCGGCTTAATGGAGGAGAACAGGGCCAAGAAATGGACGCTCCTGCATATCCGCATGTCGCGCCAGTATCGCCCGGAGAACCCGGAACTGCCGACGCTCGATCCCTGGCAGAACCGGACCAAGCCACCGGCCGAGCAGTTCGTCTTTGAGCGGAACCCGTTCTTTCATCGAATAGACGAGAATGGCCGGCAACTGCCGTACATTGACCGGGTTGTCATGAATGTCAGCTCGTCGGCGATCATTTCCGCCAAGACCGGTGCGGGCGAGAGCGACCTGCAATGCATGGGAATCGACTTTGCCGACTACGCCTTCCTGAAGGACGCGGAGAAGCGCTACCCGGTGAAGATGCATCTGTGGAAACGCACACAGGGTTCGCGGCTGGCGCTGCTGCCCAACCTCAATTGTGCCGACCCGGTGTGGCGTGACCTTCTTCGCGACGTGCGCGTGCGCCGCGCGCTTTCGCTCGCAGTGGACAGGCGCGAGATCAACTTGGCCGTGTTCTATGGATTGGCGCAGGAAAGTGCCGATACAGTCCTGCCGGAGAGCCCGCTTTACCGGCCGGAATTCGCGAGAGCCTGGGTCGCCCACGATCCCGACCGAGCCAACGCCCTGCTCGACGAGGTCGGGCTTAAGGCGCGCGACGATGACGGTCTGCGGATCCTTCCCGATGGACGCCCGGCGCAGGTCATCGTGGAAACGGCCGGCGAAAGCACGCTGGAAACGGACGCGCTCGAACTCATCACCGATCACTGGCGGCAGGTCGGCATCGCCCTGTTCGTCCGGACTTCGCAGCGAGACATCTTCCGCAGCCGCGCGCTAGGTGGCGAGATCATGATGTCGATTTGGTCGGGTATCGACAATGGTGTGCCGACCGCCGACATGAACCCGTCCCAGTTGGCCCCCACCATGGACGACCAGCTGCAATGGCCGCTCTGGGGTGCTCACTACCTGTCTCACGGCACGGTCGGCGAGGCGCCCGATCTTCCGCCTGTCGTTGAGTTGATGGCTTTGCTCAAGCGCTGGAACGTTTCGACCGAAGCCGCGGAGCGCGCCGAAATCTGGAATTCAATGCTGTCGATCTACACCGATCAGGTGTTTTCGATCGGCACGGTGAACGGAACGCATCAGCCGGTTCTGGCGTCCTCGAGGCTGCGCAATCTGCCTGACAAGGCGCTCTACGGCTACGATCCGACCGCCTATTTCGGTGTCTATATGATGGACACATTCTGGCTTGGAGAGTCCTGAGCGTGCTTCGATATATTGTCTGGCGCATTGCTGTGATGGTTCCAACGCTGCTGATCATATCGGCGCTGGTGTTCACGATCATCGAACTTCCCCCGGGCGACTATTTCGACAGCTATGTTGCAGAGCTTCGGGCTCAGGGCGAAGCGGTGGATTCCGATCGCAT
This region of Mesorhizobium sp. M2A.F.Ca.ET.046.03.2.1 genomic DNA includes:
- a CDS encoding nucleotide sugar dehydrogenase; the encoded protein is MDASRSIYDHLLNRISTRAAQVGVIGLGYVGLPLAVAVARAGFPVSGFDIEAHKVESLNNGQSYIEAVTSTALAGQVASGRFRATADFAELAVCEVIIICVPTPLTKNREPDLSFVRNTAGTIAKHLRPGQLVVLESTTYPGTTDDVIKPILEETGLRSKIDFFLGFSPEREDPGNRSFEVATIPKVVAGDGIEAATLVQAFYHGVVKTVVPVSTTATAEAVKLTENIFRSVNIALVNELKVVLGAMGIDIWEVIEAAKSKPFGYMPFYPGPGLGGHCVPIDPFYLTWKAREYELPTRFIELAAEINTAMPRHVVDELAKALDQRCGKALSRSRILIVGLAYKKNVPDIRESPSLRLIELIEDWGGKAEFHDPHVIEIPTTREHMAIKGRRSVELTEAALKDFDAVVVATDHDAIDYHTIADHAPLIVDTRNVFGRLGLDRETVVKA
- a CDS encoding adenylate/guanylate cyclase domain-containing protein, with translation MSTSYAEISTILMDKVADWLNESALAGNDLEALVNGFCERLAAAGLPLKRVHLSFSMLHPLYDALGFTWVRGQGMEVEGFRKEAGVPSERFLTSPYYHLLSNKLDHLRRRLDPSVLSEFPVFDDLRLMGITDYMAFVHPFSGNTSQGMMGSWSTDSAAGFSDSMISALLRIQSHLAIATKMAVLTKLADNMMTTYLGGDAGRRVLDGQIKRGEGDTIRAALVMGDMRGSSRLAETSGREVYIDTLNQFFDAVAAPFNRNGGQIMSFIGDGFIAVYPCERHRSQSEIACQAALAAAHKASARMMDLNLRRKEQGLSDIKFGIGLHVGNVMFGNVGLTDRLTFSVFGSAVNEVQRLQTLTKKYPHSVLASKDFAGYCGANKWLTLGNEELAGIKQKLTVLSPDLSGALALDEDGAPEPIHGRRSDAEQVMLLHRDAARMAAGDPSKLQ
- a CDS encoding ABC transporter ATP-binding protein, with the protein product MNSSVDLLRIEDVGISFAIMGGPLHAVRRANLRVLPGKVTALVGESGSGKSVLSQAVMGILPNTAHVRGRILFSDPEKPGTTQDILKMSRDGPEIRALRGSRIGKIFQEPMTSLSPLHTIGNQVSESLQIHTPMARAERKARTEEMLSLVGFPNPKRAYDMYPFELSGGLRQRAMIAMALICRPALLIADEPTTALDVTIQAQILQLLRGLQTKLNMAMLLITHDLGVVANVADEVVVMYHGEIMEAGPVEAIFRRPGHPYLKGLMAAVPHFDLKPGERLKALREVPVNVGNLLGKQTAPASKGPDDILLSVRDLTKTFTIRKSGWFGGDHQTSVRAVDGVSFDIKRGECLGLVGESGSGKTTVSKILMRAVTPSGGSVIFNSRDRPIDVLAGEGDALHMLRAKIQMVFQDPVSSLSPRMTVENILSEPLEIHQRGNAASRLATVKSLMQAIGLDPRFIKRYPHSFSGGQRQRIGIARALALGPELLICDEPVSALDVSVQAQILNLLKDLQKELGLTYLFISHNLAVVDYMADRIAVMCGGRIVELAPREILLRKPIHPYTRSLVAAVPFPDLDRPMDFKTLKLSGASDTSAWGPQFRDEGEEDVLSPLDLGGGHLVLARRSADASELRH
- a CDS encoding ABC transporter substrate-binding protein, which translates into the protein MISRRTVLGLMASAFVPSTLHAGDLEPEFLQPLLKALALPALAKRLPKSPRVVNLAAMGRQPGQYGGTLRTIIGSQKDIRMMTIYGYARLVGYDEKLNLQPDILESFDVADDRVFTFKLREGHKWSDGSLLTPEDFRYCWEDVWLNDELTQGGLTPTLLADGKPPRFEIVDPLTVRYSWDAPNPDFLPKLAAASPLSLVLPAAYLKQFHKKYQDPFRLAGLMEENRAKKWTLLHIRMSRQYRPENPELPTLDPWQNRTKPPAEQFVFERNPFFHRIDENGRQLPYIDRVVMNVSSSAIISAKTGAGESDLQCMGIDFADYAFLKDAEKRYPVKMHLWKRTQGSRLALLPNLNCADPVWRDLLRDVRVRRALSLAVDRREINLAVFYGLAQESADTVLPESPLYRPEFARAWVAHDPDRANALLDEVGLKARDDDGLRILPDGRPAQVIVETAGESTLETDALELITDHWRQVGIALFVRTSQRDIFRSRALGGEIMMSIWSGIDNGVPTADMNPSQLAPTMDDQLQWPLWGAHYLSHGTVGEAPDLPPVVELMALLKRWNVSTEAAERAEIWNSMLSIYTDQVFSIGTVNGTHQPVLASSRLRNLPDKALYGYDPTAYFGVYMMDTFWLGES